The Aythya fuligula isolate bAytFul2 chromosome 2, bAytFul2.pri, whole genome shotgun sequence genome contains a region encoding:
- the VIM gene encoding vimentin produces the protein MSISSKNSSYRRMFGGGSRPSTSSRYVASSSSRYSLGSSLRPSAARFVSASPGGIYATKATSVRLRSSMPPMRLHDAVDFTLADAINSEFKANRTNEKVELQELNDRFANYIDKVRFLEQQNKILLAELEQLKGKGTSRLGDLYEEEMRELRRQVDQLTNDKARVEVERDNLADDITRLREKLQEEMLQREEAENTLQSFRQDVDNASLARLDLERKVESLQEEIVFLKKLHDEEIRELQAQLQEQHIQIDMDVSKPDLTAALRDVRQQYESVAAKNLQEAEEWYKSKFADLSEAANRNNDALRQAKQEANEYRRQIQSLTCEVDALKGSNESLERQMREMEENFALEAANYQDTIGRLQDEIQNMKEEMARHLREYQDLLNVKMALDIEIATYRKLLEGEESRINMPIPTFASLNLRETNIESQPMVDTHSKRTLLIKTVETRDGQVINETSQHHDDLE, from the exons ATGAGCATCAGCAGCAAGAACTCCTCGTACCGCCGCATGTTCGGCGGGGGCAGCCGGCCCAGCACGTCGAGCCGCTACGtggcgagcagcagcagccgctaCTCGCTGGGCAGCTCGCTGCGCCCCAGCGCCGCCCGCTTCGTCTCCGCCTCGCCCGGCGGCATCTACGCCACCAAGGCCACCTCGGTGCGGCTGCGGAGCAGCATGCCCCCCATGCGGCTCCACGACGCCGTGGACTTCACGCTGGCCGACGCCATCAACTCGGAGTTCAAGGCGAACCGCACCAACGAGAAagtggagctgcaggagctcaaCGACCGCTTCGCCAACTACATCGACAAGGTGCGcttcctggagcagcagaaCAAGATCCTGCTGGCCGAGCTGGAGCAGCTCAAGGGCAAGGGCACGTCCCGCCTGGGCGACCTGTACGAGGAGGAGATGCGGGAGCTGCGCCGGCAGGTGGACCAGCTCACCAACGACAAGGCGCGGGTGGAGGTGGAGCGGGACAACCTGGCCGACGACATCACGAGGCTGAGGGAGAA GTtgcaggaggagatgctgcagcgGGAGGAGGCGGAGAACACCCTGCAGTCCTTCAGGCAG GATGTTGACAATGCCTCTCTGGCACGCCTTGATCTTGAGCGCAAAGTTGAGTCCCTGCAAGAAGAGATTGTCTTCTTGAAGAAGCTTCATGATGAG GAAATCCGAGAACTGCAGGCCCAACTCCAGGAACAGCACATCCAGATCGATATGGATGTTTCCAAGCCTGATCTTACTGCTGCCCTGCGTGATGTTCGCCAACAGTACGAAAGCGTTGCTGCTAAGAATCTTCAGGAAGCTGAAGAGTGGTACAAGTCCAAA TTTGCAGATCTCTCTGAAGCTGCTAACAGGAACAATGATGCCCTGCGTCAGGCCAAACAAGAAGCTAATGAATACCGCAGACAGATTCAGTCTCTCACCTGCGAAGTTGATGCCCTTAAAGGAAGC AATGAATCCCTGGAGCGCCAGATGCGTGAAATGGAGGAGAATTTTGCTCTTGAAGCTGCTAACTACCAAGACACTATTGGCCGTCTGCAGGATGAGATTCAGAACATGAAGGAAGAAATGGCTCGCCATCTTCGTGAGTACCAGGACCTGCTGAATGTAAAGATGGCTCTTGATATTGAGATTGCCACCTACAGAAAACTgctggagggagaagagagcag gattaACATGCCTATTCCAACCTTTGCTTCTTTGAACCTGAGAG aaaccAACATTGAGTCTCAGCCAATGGTTGACACTCACTCAAAGAGGACACTTCTAATTAAGACTGTGGAAACTAGAGATGGACAG GTTATTAATGAAACTTCCCAGCACCATGATGACTTGGAGTAA